The following proteins are encoded in a genomic region of Cyclonatronum proteinivorum:
- a CDS encoding aspartate aminotransferase family protein, whose translation MLNPNEVLSARDAFFRHVALTSDAPMGIEIDYAEGPFFYDTNGRRYTDFISGIAVSTLGHRHPVVLDALRSQLDRHLHVMVYGEFIQRPQSDFARLLTSVLPESLDRIYFVNSGTEANEGALKLAKKHTGRSKLIAFRNSYHGDTHGSLSVTGRDVYRDPYLPLLPDVHFFDFNDPAVFEAFDSETAAVILEPIQGEGGIIPAKKAWLQSVREACTKAGACLIFDEIQSGFGRTGRLFAFEHYGVVPDILCMAKAMGGGMPVGGFAASSRLFEAFMYDPPLNHVTTFGGHPMSCAAGHAALQFTLENKLWERAPSIEKQIREGLDLPGVVEIRGRGAMLGLVLPDFDTTRAVVERCLAHGLLLGWTLHSNTLVRLAPPLIIEDEVLQDAIAILRESILACQS comes from the coding sequence ATGCTGAATCCAAATGAAGTCCTGTCGGCGCGCGATGCCTTTTTCCGTCACGTAGCGCTGACCAGCGACGCGCCTATGGGCATCGAAATTGACTATGCCGAGGGGCCTTTTTTTTACGACACCAACGGCCGCCGCTACACCGATTTTATCTCCGGGATTGCGGTCAGCACGCTGGGGCATCGCCATCCGGTGGTGCTCGACGCGCTGCGGTCGCAGCTCGACCGGCACCTGCATGTGATGGTGTACGGGGAGTTTATTCAGCGTCCGCAGTCGGATTTCGCGCGGCTGCTGACGTCAGTTCTGCCCGAAAGCCTGGACCGGATTTACTTTGTGAACAGCGGCACCGAGGCCAACGAAGGCGCGCTCAAGCTGGCCAAGAAACATACGGGACGCAGCAAGCTCATCGCCTTCCGGAACAGCTATCATGGCGACACGCATGGTTCGCTGAGCGTAACCGGCCGCGATGTGTACCGCGATCCGTACCTGCCGCTGCTGCCGGATGTGCATTTCTTCGACTTCAACGACCCTGCCGTTTTTGAGGCTTTTGACTCAGAAACGGCTGCGGTCATTCTCGAACCGATTCAGGGGGAGGGCGGCATCATCCCGGCGAAAAAAGCCTGGCTCCAAAGCGTGCGGGAAGCCTGCACCAAGGCCGGGGCCTGCCTCATTTTTGATGAAATCCAGAGCGGATTCGGACGCACGGGGCGTCTTTTTGCTTTCGAGCATTACGGCGTCGTGCCGGACATCCTGTGCATGGCCAAGGCCATGGGCGGAGGCATGCCGGTTGGCGGCTTCGCGGCGTCATCCCGCCTGTTTGAAGCTTTTATGTATGATCCGCCGCTGAATCACGTCACGACTTTCGGCGGGCACCCGATGAGCTGTGCTGCGGGTCATGCGGCGCTTCAGTTCACGCTTGAAAACAAATTGTGGGAGCGGGCGCCATCCATCGAGAAACAAATCCGCGAAGGACTTGACCTGCCCGGCGTTGTTGAAATCCGGGGCAGGGGTGCCATGCTCGGTCTCGTGCTGCCGGATTTTGACACTACCCGCGCGGTCGTTGAGCGCTGCCTGGCACACGGCCTGCTTCTTGGCTGGACACTGCACTCCAACACGCTGGTCCGCCTCGCACCACCGCTCATCATCGAAGATGAAGTGCTGCAGGACGCTATAGCTATTCTTCGGGAAAGCATTCTTGCGTGCCAGTCCTGA
- a CDS encoding S9 family peptidase, producing MYAPLRLAGLLILFVVMQPFTGLAQSQTQDLQRYASLQQALFSAGNLSGGNGPASVNWIAGGDRFSYMTRNAETGLSEIYTFDPATGEDVLVFDGSAVTFPGSEVPFAFRSFQWSDDARFIIFQTNFEPIYRYSGTADYFYYALEDQSLELVASRAFTAELSPDGIKVAYHKDGNMFVYDLLTQTERQLTFGDEENVFYGRFGWVYEEEFGLVQAWKWSHDSRYLAFWKSDEREVPLFRTTDFEGTHPEWFEIPFPKVGDTNPTVEIGVIDISSGELSWMDLDLQDGLVPRIYWTADPEKLAVTTMNRAQTELSVYLKDVRTGTGPRVMHEQGEAWIDVFDFFAGIDDYFFFPQETESFFWISDRDGWKHLYHYSYTGELIRQVTSGDWQVTFVHAVDPENEIIYFTSTEVSPLERHLYRIGFDGSGKERLTEVPGRHRVDMGPNGRYFIDRYSNTELPRQVELWGTAPLRMIQKLEDNAGVLRFLEQFEYAPRQLFSFETSEGVPLDGYLILPPDFDESQSYPLLLSVYGGPSAQGVYNEFETNGFSQYLAQQGYVIANVNNRGSGGYGRDFEKSVFLQLGLLEARDFAETARWLSENHDWIDGDRMAIYGHSYGGYVSALTMALEPGVFQSAIVAAPVTDWRLYDTIYTERYMGLLDENLEGYIQSSVMTHVSNIEGQLLLVHSAMDENVHLQNTMQLVTALINAGKDADLRIYPPGNHSVAFNLPSYLLLYETYFDFLERTIGGRSR from the coding sequence ATGTATGCTCCCCTTCGCTTAGCCGGACTTCTTATTTTGTTCGTTGTGATGCAGCCATTTACCGGACTTGCGCAATCCCAAACGCAGGATTTGCAGCGGTACGCATCGTTGCAGCAGGCGCTTTTCAGTGCCGGAAACCTGTCAGGCGGTAATGGTCCGGCCTCGGTGAACTGGATTGCCGGTGGCGACCGCTTTTCGTACATGACCCGCAACGCGGAAACCGGTCTGAGCGAAATTTACACCTTCGATCCGGCAACGGGTGAAGATGTGCTGGTTTTTGACGGCTCGGCTGTGACCTTCCCCGGCAGCGAAGTGCCGTTTGCGTTCCGCTCCTTTCAGTGGTCGGATGACGCCCGTTTTATCATCTTCCAAACCAATTTCGAACCGATTTACCGATACTCCGGCACGGCCGATTACTTCTACTATGCGCTGGAAGATCAGTCCCTCGAGCTCGTCGCCTCCCGTGCCTTCACCGCGGAGCTTTCTCCGGACGGCATCAAGGTCGCCTATCACAAGGACGGCAATATGTTCGTGTATGATCTGCTGACCCAAACCGAGCGTCAGCTGACCTTCGGCGATGAGGAGAATGTATTTTACGGCCGCTTCGGCTGGGTCTATGAAGAGGAGTTTGGTCTGGTGCAGGCCTGGAAATGGTCGCATGACAGCCGCTACCTGGCCTTCTGGAAATCCGATGAGCGGGAGGTGCCGCTGTTCCGCACGACCGATTTCGAGGGCACGCATCCCGAGTGGTTTGAGATTCCGTTTCCTAAAGTTGGAGATACCAACCCTACAGTCGAAATTGGGGTGATTGATATCAGCAGCGGAGAGCTGAGCTGGATGGATCTGGATTTGCAGGATGGCCTGGTGCCCCGGATTTACTGGACGGCTGATCCCGAAAAACTGGCGGTAACGACCATGAACCGCGCACAGACGGAACTCAGCGTGTACCTGAAGGATGTCCGCACCGGAACCGGTCCCCGCGTGATGCATGAGCAAGGCGAGGCCTGGATAGATGTGTTCGATTTCTTCGCGGGCATTGACGACTACTTTTTCTTCCCGCAGGAAACCGAGAGTTTTTTCTGGATTTCGGACCGTGACGGCTGGAAGCATTTGTATCATTACAGCTACACCGGCGAACTGATCCGGCAGGTGACCTCCGGCGATTGGCAGGTGACTTTTGTGCACGCGGTCGACCCCGAAAATGAGATCATCTATTTTACCTCGACCGAAGTTTCGCCCCTTGAGCGTCACCTGTACCGTATCGGTTTCGACGGCAGCGGGAAAGAGCGACTCACGGAGGTGCCGGGACGTCACCGCGTGGATATGGGTCCGAACGGGCGCTACTTCATCGACCGCTACTCCAACACCGAACTGCCGCGTCAGGTTGAACTTTGGGGCACAGCCCCGCTCCGCATGATTCAGAAGCTGGAGGACAATGCCGGCGTGTTGCGTTTTTTGGAGCAGTTTGAATATGCCCCGCGTCAGCTTTTCAGCTTTGAGACATCAGAAGGGGTGCCGCTGGACGGCTACCTGATTCTCCCGCCGGACTTCGACGAAAGCCAAAGCTATCCGCTGTTGCTCAGCGTCTATGGCGGCCCGAGTGCGCAGGGCGTGTACAACGAGTTTGAGACCAACGGCTTTTCGCAGTATTTGGCGCAGCAGGGCTATGTAATAGCGAACGTGAACAACCGGGGCAGCGGCGGCTACGGGCGCGACTTTGAAAAGAGCGTGTTCCTGCAGCTGGGGCTACTCGAAGCCCGGGATTTTGCGGAAACCGCGCGCTGGCTTTCCGAAAATCATGACTGGATTGATGGTGACCGCATGGCGATATATGGTCACAGCTATGGCGGCTATGTGAGCGCGCTCACGATGGCGCTGGAGCCCGGCGTGTTTCAGAGCGCAATTGTGGCCGCACCGGTCACGGACTGGCGCCTCTACGACACCATCTACACCGAGCGCTACATGGGGCTGCTGGATGAAAATCTGGAAGGCTACATCCAAAGCTCAGTCATGACGCATGTGTCCAACATCGAAGGTCAGCTGTTGCTCGTGCACTCAGCCATGGACGAGAACGTCCATCTTCAGAACACCATGCAGCTGGTAACCGCGCTCATCAATGCCGGCAAGGATGCCGATCTGCGGATTTATCCGCCGGGTAACCATAGTGTGGCATTTAACCTGCCGAGCTATCTGCTGCTTTACGAAACCTATTTTGACTTTTTGGAGCGCACCATCGGAGGCCGTTCACGATGA
- a CDS encoding Ppx/GppA phosphatase family protein: protein MSAGADLTFRAAIDIGTNTVLLLIAEEQSDGRLRVIREEQRIPRLGRGVDRDRRLHPESMGRVIKVLREYRELIGVAQARYGLEGQAVMPVVTATSAVRDAQNRQDFLEEVKAQTGWEIRLLSGEEEASATYRGALRVLPATAAQKATHALVLDIGGGSTEAAFGPFDFSGAPEMFRSVDAGCVRFTERYLQPEASADDKSYPESGYCPTPQQIEACREAIADALQPMAPVKQSLQAAKQAGKTSIMAGVAGTVISLAFMELGLDDYSATAINGNRISLEQLQHRIAWASSKTPAEMEHAFPTVMEGRADIVLSGLLILQEAMRYFGFDQLLVSTGGIRHGVV, encoded by the coding sequence ATGAGCGCGGGCGCAGATCTTACCTTTCGTGCCGCGATTGACATCGGCACCAACACGGTGCTGCTGCTGATCGCGGAAGAACAGTCTGACGGGCGACTGCGCGTGATCAGGGAAGAGCAACGCATTCCACGGCTGGGCCGCGGCGTTGACCGCGACCGCAGGCTTCACCCGGAGAGTATGGGGCGTGTCATCAAAGTGCTTCGGGAGTACCGCGAACTGATCGGCGTTGCGCAGGCCCGCTACGGACTTGAAGGGCAAGCCGTAATGCCTGTCGTAACGGCTACCTCCGCCGTGCGGGATGCGCAAAACCGCCAGGATTTTCTGGAGGAGGTCAAAGCTCAGACCGGTTGGGAAATCCGGCTGCTCTCGGGGGAAGAGGAGGCGTCTGCGACCTATCGCGGCGCCCTGCGCGTGCTCCCGGCTACAGCGGCCCAAAAAGCAACGCACGCGCTCGTGCTTGATATTGGCGGCGGCAGCACTGAAGCCGCGTTCGGCCCTTTCGATTTCTCCGGAGCGCCCGAAATGTTCCGCTCCGTTGACGCCGGCTGCGTCCGCTTCACAGAGCGCTACCTTCAACCCGAAGCCTCAGCCGACGACAAAAGCTACCCGGAATCCGGCTACTGTCCGACACCGCAGCAAATTGAAGCCTGCCGCGAAGCCATAGCCGACGCCCTTCAGCCCATGGCACCGGTAAAACAGTCACTGCAAGCGGCCAAACAGGCCGGAAAAACCAGCATCATGGCGGGCGTTGCGGGCACGGTCATAAGTCTTGCATTCATGGAACTCGGCCTCGACGACTACAGTGCAACGGCCATCAACGGCAACCGCATCAGCCTTGAACAGCTTCAGCACCGGATTGCGTGGGCTTCATCCAAAACACCCGCAGAAATGGAGCACGCCTTCCCCACCGTGATGGAAGGCCGCGCGGACATTGTGCTCAGCGGACTGCTCATTCTGCAGGAGGCGATGCGGTATTTCGGCTTTGATCAGCTGCTGGTCTCAACCGGCGGGATACGGCACGGGGTAGTCTGA
- a CDS encoding MFS transporter encodes MFKRYSFWLLFILFAIYVLSFVDRQIVAVLAPQIRGYFELTNVQIGLLYGTAFSLIYAFAGIPMGRLADQWSRRKMIAIAVFTWSLVTVLSGFAASFALLVFYRLILGVSQAMLGPAAYALLAETFRPEKRASVFSVYAAGIFIGIGLSFLVGGTVAQNADWQTAMIVVGLPGLFLAPVAWFFIRDARANKVVSGTFIGDTFANLREMLAKRTIQLHLLGFAMLAAIGYTVLAFVSTIFVDVFDRPDLIRHYGWFQFGVAGTVILMGQLADYLALKKKAWRFWAGIIPAVGAVPLYGMGLFADDGFSALLLLGGAVLFSSSFNGVAAALIQFMVKPNQRALAGGLYLFVISIAGFGLGPPVAGFLMDQVFEGPYAASQAVFSLIVVCATIAVFSFVAAMRTYDRDALD; translated from the coding sequence ATGTTTAAACGCTATTCATTCTGGCTGCTCTTTATTTTGTTTGCCATTTATGTCCTTAGTTTTGTGGACCGGCAAATTGTGGCCGTGCTGGCTCCGCAGATCAGGGGATATTTCGAGCTGACCAATGTGCAAATCGGCCTGCTCTATGGTACGGCTTTCTCGCTTATCTATGCCTTTGCGGGTATTCCGATGGGACGGCTGGCGGATCAGTGGTCTCGCCGGAAGATGATTGCCATTGCCGTGTTTACCTGGAGCCTGGTGACCGTGCTCAGCGGCTTTGCGGCTTCTTTTGCGCTGCTGGTTTTTTATCGCCTTATTTTGGGCGTGAGTCAGGCGATGCTTGGTCCTGCGGCCTATGCCCTGCTTGCTGAAACCTTTCGACCCGAAAAGCGGGCAAGTGTTTTTTCGGTTTATGCTGCCGGTATTTTTATCGGCATCGGTTTGTCCTTTCTCGTTGGCGGTACCGTTGCGCAAAACGCCGACTGGCAGACGGCTATGATCGTCGTCGGACTTCCCGGACTTTTTCTCGCGCCGGTTGCCTGGTTTTTCATCCGCGATGCTCGGGCTAACAAAGTCGTTTCGGGAACCTTTATCGGCGACACCTTTGCTAATCTTCGGGAAATGCTTGCGAAGCGGACCATTCAGCTGCATTTGCTTGGTTTTGCCATGCTGGCTGCTATCGGCTATACGGTGCTGGCTTTTGTGAGTACCATTTTCGTGGATGTATTCGACAGGCCCGATCTCATCCGGCATTATGGCTGGTTTCAGTTTGGGGTGGCCGGCACCGTAATCCTGATGGGGCAGCTCGCCGACTACCTTGCCCTGAAAAAAAAGGCCTGGCGCTTTTGGGCGGGTATCATTCCCGCTGTTGGCGCGGTTCCGCTTTATGGTATGGGACTTTTTGCGGATGACGGCTTCTCCGCCCTGCTCCTGCTTGGTGGCGCGGTTCTTTTTTCATCTTCCTTCAACGGCGTTGCTGCTGCCCTGATTCAGTTCATGGTGAAGCCCAACCAAAGGGCACTTGCCGGCGGACTGTATCTGTTTGTGATCAGTATTGCCGGGTTCGGACTCGGTCCGCCGGTTGCCGGTTTCCTGATGGATCAAGTGTTTGAAGGTCCCTATGCCGCTTCTCAGGCCGTCTTTTCACTAATTGTGGTCTGTGCGACCATCGCAGTCTTCAGCTTCGTAGCTGCGATGCGCACCTACGACCGCGATGCACTGGATTAA
- a CDS encoding DUF6922 domain-containing protein codes for MEQNEMSEEKTCPKTYLASLSPTLFWDIDRSKLDAEQSKRLIIERVFTRGSLDDLRATIAWYSKEQAGEVLTKLNYPDPKTLNLASIILDIPKEKFKYYTTTPSKERHWKS; via the coding sequence GTGGAACAAAATGAAATGTCAGAAGAAAAAACCTGTCCCAAAACGTACCTTGCATCCCTAAGCCCGACGCTTTTTTGGGATATTGATCGTTCAAAACTTGACGCAGAACAGTCAAAGCGACTTATAATTGAGCGGGTGTTTACAAGGGGAAGCCTTGATGACCTAAGGGCAACCATTGCATGGTATAGCAAAGAGCAGGCCGGAGAAGTGCTCACCAAATTGAATTACCCGGACCCGAAAACACTCAATCTTGCAAGCATAATTCTTGATATCCCCAAAGAAAAATTCAAATATTACACTACCACACCTTCGAAAGAGAGACATTGGAAATCATAG